One window of the Alphaproteobacteria bacterium genome contains the following:
- a CDS encoding SDR family oxidoreductase, with amino-acid sequence MAKRLKGKVALITGSSSGIGAGVAKAYAREGADIVLNYPNKAGERDIWEIQKAIEKIGRKALVIKADVAEEAAVKRMVREALKTFGKIDILVNNAGHADRGGLLQDMPVAMFDRMIAVHLRGTFLCTKYVLPQMYERNYGKIINVSTQFAFGGTPLFTHYNAAKAGVIAMTHTLALEVGEHDINVNCVAMGATWTPMVEQVPPEKPKTVLAKQTKHRFGDVDKDIVPAFVFLASDESRFFVGQTLGPNGGDVFS; translated from the coding sequence ATGGCCAAACGTCTCAAAGGCAAGGTCGCCCTGATCACCGGCTCGTCGAGCGGGATCGGTGCTGGCGTCGCCAAGGCCTACGCCCGCGAGGGTGCCGACATCGTGCTCAACTATCCGAACAAGGCCGGAGAGCGGGATATTTGGGAAATCCAAAAGGCGATCGAAAAGATCGGGCGTAAGGCCCTAGTGATCAAGGCTGACGTTGCCGAAGAGGCTGCGGTCAAACGCATGGTCCGCGAAGCGCTCAAAACCTTCGGCAAGATCGACATTCTGGTCAACAACGCCGGTCACGCCGACCGCGGCGGGCTGTTGCAGGACATGCCTGTAGCGATGTTCGACCGGATGATCGCGGTACACCTGCGCGGGACTTTTTTATGCACGAAGTACGTGCTGCCGCAAATGTACGAACGCAACTACGGCAAGATCATCAATGTCTCGACGCAGTTCGCCTTCGGGGGCACCCCGCTGTTTACCCACTATAACGCGGCCAAGGCGGGGGTAATCGCGATGACCCACACTCTGGCGCTTGAAGTCGGCGAGCACGACATCAACGTCAACTGCGTTGCGATGGGCGCGACCTGGACCCCTATGGTCGAACAGGTGCCGCCCGAGAAACCCAAGACCGTGCTCGCGAAGCAAACCAAGCACCGCTTCGGCGACGTCGACAAGGATATCGTCCCGGCGTTCGTCTTCCTCGCCTCCGACGAATCGCGTTTCTTCGTCGGCCAAACGCTCGGCCCCAACGGCGGCGACGTCTTCAGCTAA